The following proteins come from a genomic window of Achromobacter sp. AONIH1:
- a CDS encoding glycosyltransferase family 9 protein: protein MPDTVVYIRSQPRYGDQVVAFPTLYQLKQWWPSQRLRVVARDDVGRYYTSLPWVDEFVRVSSFREHVRCLPARANASINLHHSSERYGLVSLLRRPALRMGFRNNRLSDGAWTHSHPKNIGEYIGLANLRLLGTYRSFDPHQAALNCFREIAEQRKRPVAPVDVVMIPGGGSGPFKRWSIAHYIRLADLLKTSIGRGTQFSFVLGPDEAAELELINSLRRPEFRIEYCRTIPELSALMLRARLIVANDCGPSHIAQGVGVPYVGVFNESNPEWFWQRPGAVDVVPDVVGAGINSIPPEKVLAACLAAIAADPVERTELAAA, encoded by the coding sequence ATGCCGGATACGGTCGTCTATATCAGGAGCCAGCCCCGCTACGGGGATCAGGTCGTGGCGTTTCCAACGCTCTATCAGCTCAAGCAATGGTGGCCGTCGCAGCGGCTGCGGGTCGTGGCCCGGGATGACGTGGGGCGTTACTACACGTCCCTGCCCTGGGTGGATGAATTCGTGCGCGTGTCCAGCTTCCGCGAACACGTGCGCTGCCTGCCCGCGCGCGCCAATGCGTCGATCAATCTGCATCACAGCAGCGAGCGCTACGGGCTGGTCAGCCTGCTGCGCCGTCCGGCGTTGCGCATGGGCTTTCGCAACAATCGCCTGAGCGACGGCGCCTGGACGCATTCGCATCCCAAGAACATCGGCGAATACATCGGCCTGGCCAATCTGCGGCTGCTGGGCACCTACCGTTCCTTCGATCCCCACCAGGCGGCGCTGAACTGCTTCCGGGAAATCGCCGAGCAGCGCAAGCGCCCGGTGGCGCCGGTCGACGTGGTGATGATTCCAGGCGGCGGCTCCGGTCCGTTCAAGCGCTGGAGCATCGCGCACTACATCCGGCTGGCGGACCTGCTCAAGACCTCGATCGGGCGCGGCACGCAGTTTTCCTTCGTGCTGGGGCCGGACGAGGCCGCCGAGCTTGAACTGATCAACAGCCTGCGCCGTCCGGAATTCCGGATCGAGTATTGCCGGACCATTCCGGAGCTGTCGGCGCTGATGCTGCGCGCGCGCCTGATCGTCGCCAATGACTGCGGTCCCTCGCATATCGCGCAGGGCGTGGGCGTGCCTTACGTGGGCGTGTTCAACGAGTCCAACCCCGAATGGTTCTGGCAACGTCCTGGCGCCGTTGATGTCGTGCCCGACGTCGTCGGCGCGGGCATCAACAGCATCCCGCCGGAAAAGGTGCTGGCGGCCTGCCTGGCGGCGATCGCCGCCGATCCGGTAGAGCGCACGGAGCTTGCCGCGGCCTGA
- a CDS encoding tetratricopeptide repeat protein, translating to MSTPIWLRPLLLAGALLSPPASCLAAPIAAASAAAALAPTAIPAPASSVATKAKTHARPSAPPPGMPQFGAGAYGRYLVLKVQGPTGPQLAPHTPYRLFLTGKDQSIRNTPDGSGVIHGVTDAQGRTAWIWTETDHLARDFTLVRLAGDYSWGQVFQLSSSGEHAPVAGYPYRIALHQRWGELQTDMGYTSAQGNTAYVSDAMPAASLNLYTSNDFDFDPACFTELNMLNLELARRDLDAARERVAAMGCADAPAGKVALATVLLGAGQPEWARRTVEEATAPAWIERISPLDDQALADRYMLHKLLGMPDAALADAMELQRRQARKSGRPDPDYANSVAYYLADFPDYLPQAEAQARRSIRAAGLRPYNQATLGWIRFLRGDAAGGLDMLKRGYAAQPRDEEMVADYGLALWRDGQQALARRIWDQAEAQCVWGRRLYDALRAVDYPHPLFHASGSAQVQAYQQRCAQPRPTRDKRHPRGAAA from the coding sequence ATGTCCACACCTATCTGGCTGCGCCCGCTGCTTCTGGCCGGCGCGCTGCTGTCCCCGCCCGCATCCTGCCTGGCCGCCCCCATCGCCGCCGCCTCGGCGGCGGCCGCCCTCGCGCCCACGGCCATCCCCGCCCCCGCGTCCAGCGTCGCGACCAAGGCCAAGACCCACGCCCGGCCCTCGGCGCCGCCTCCTGGCATGCCGCAGTTCGGCGCGGGCGCCTACGGCCGCTACCTGGTGCTGAAGGTGCAGGGCCCGACCGGCCCCCAGCTCGCGCCGCACACGCCCTACCGCCTGTTCCTGACCGGCAAGGATCAGTCCATCCGCAACACGCCCGACGGCAGCGGCGTAATCCACGGCGTGACCGACGCGCAGGGACGCACCGCCTGGATCTGGACCGAGACCGACCACCTGGCCCGCGATTTCACCCTGGTCCGGCTGGCCGGCGACTACAGCTGGGGTCAGGTATTCCAGCTGAGCAGCAGCGGCGAGCACGCGCCGGTGGCCGGATACCCCTACCGCATCGCGCTGCATCAGCGCTGGGGCGAGCTGCAGACCGACATGGGCTATACCTCCGCGCAGGGCAACACGGCCTATGTCAGCGATGCCATGCCTGCGGCCTCGCTCAATCTGTACACGAGCAACGACTTCGATTTCGACCCTGCCTGCTTCACTGAACTGAACATGCTGAACCTGGAGCTGGCCCGGCGCGATCTGGATGCCGCCCGGGAGCGGGTCGCCGCCATGGGCTGCGCGGACGCGCCGGCAGGCAAGGTGGCGCTGGCGACCGTGCTGCTGGGCGCGGGCCAGCCCGAATGGGCGCGGCGCACCGTGGAGGAAGCCACCGCGCCGGCATGGATCGAACGCATCAGCCCGCTGGACGATCAGGCGCTGGCCGACCGCTACATGCTGCACAAGCTGCTGGGCATGCCCGACGCCGCCCTGGCAGACGCCATGGAATTGCAGCGCCGCCAGGCTCGCAAGTCCGGTCGGCCGGATCCGGACTACGCCAACAGCGTCGCCTACTACCTGGCGGACTTCCCGGATTACCTGCCGCAAGCCGAGGCCCAGGCGCGGCGCTCGATCCGCGCGGCCGGCCTGCGGCCCTACAACCAGGCCACGCTGGGCTGGATACGCTTTCTGCGCGGCGACGCCGCCGGCGGGCTGGATATGCTGAAACGCGGCTATGCGGCACAGCCGCGCGATGAGGAAATGGTCGCCGACTACGGCCTGGCGCTATGGCGTGACGGCCAGCAGGCGCTGGCGCGGCGGATCTGGGACCAGGCCGAGGCCCAGTGCGTGTGGGGCCGGCGCCTGTACGATGCGCTGCGCGCCGTGGACTACCCGCATCCACTGTTCCACGCCTCCGGCAGCGCGCAAGTGCAGGCCTACCAGCAGCGCTGCGCGCAGCCCCGGCCGACCCGCGACAAACGCCATCCGCGCGGCGCGGCCGCCTGA
- the prpF gene encoding 2-methylaconitate cis-trans isomerase PrpF yields the protein MAHAPQTKIAATYMRGGTSKGVFFKLDDLPESARAPGAARDALLMRVIGSPDPYGKQIDGMGAATSSTSKTVIIGKSTRPGHDVDYLFGQVSIDQAFVDWSGNCGNLSAAVGPFAITNGLVDPARVPRDGIATIRIWQANIGKTIIAHVPMTNGEVQETGDFELDGVTFPAAELQLEFMDPAEDGDGGSMFPTGKLVDDLDVPGVGTFKATMINSGIPTIFLDAEALGYTGAELQEDINGDAAALARFEAIRAHGALRMGLIKSLEEAASRQHTPKVAFVARPRDYVASSGKKIGAGDVDVLVRALSMGKLHHAMMGTASVAIATAAAVPGTLVNQAAGGGERDQVCFGHPSGTLRVGAQAQLVDGEWKVTKAIMSRSARILMEGRVHVPRAGF from the coding sequence ATGGCCCACGCTCCCCAGACCAAGATTGCCGCCACCTACATGCGCGGCGGCACCAGCAAAGGCGTGTTCTTCAAGCTGGACGACCTGCCCGAATCGGCGCGCGCGCCCGGCGCCGCGCGCGACGCGCTGCTGATGCGCGTGATCGGCAGCCCCGACCCCTACGGCAAGCAGATCGACGGCATGGGCGCGGCCACCTCCAGCACCAGCAAGACCGTCATCATCGGCAAGAGCACCCGCCCCGGCCACGACGTCGACTACCTGTTCGGCCAGGTCTCCATCGACCAGGCCTTCGTCGACTGGAGCGGCAACTGCGGCAACCTGTCGGCCGCCGTCGGCCCCTTCGCCATCACCAACGGCCTGGTCGACCCGGCCCGCGTGCCGCGCGACGGCATCGCCACCATCCGCATCTGGCAGGCCAATATCGGCAAGACCATCATCGCCCACGTGCCGATGACGAACGGCGAAGTGCAGGAAACCGGCGACTTCGAGCTTGACGGCGTGACCTTCCCCGCCGCCGAGCTGCAGCTGGAATTCATGGACCCGGCCGAGGACGGCGACGGCGGCTCGATGTTCCCAACCGGCAAGCTGGTGGACGACCTGGACGTGCCGGGCGTGGGCACCTTCAAGGCCACCATGATCAACTCCGGCATTCCCACCATCTTCCTGGACGCCGAGGCGCTGGGCTACACCGGCGCCGAACTGCAGGAAGACATCAACGGCGACGCCGCCGCGCTGGCGCGCTTCGAGGCCATCCGCGCCCACGGCGCGCTGCGCATGGGCCTGATCAAGTCGCTGGAAGAGGCCGCGTCCCGCCAGCACACGCCCAAGGTCGCCTTCGTCGCGCGCCCGCGCGACTACGTGGCTTCCAGCGGCAAGAAGATCGGCGCGGGCGACGTGGACGTGCTGGTGCGCGCGCTGTCCATGGGCAAGCTGCACCACGCCATGATGGGCACCGCCTCGGTCGCCATCGCCACGGCGGCGGCCGTGCCCGGCACGCTGGTCAACCAGGCCGCCGGCGGCGGCGAGCGCGACCAGGTCTGCTTCGGCCACCCCTCGGGCACGCTGCGCGTCGGCGCGCAGGCGCAGTTGGTGGACGGCGAATGGAAGGTCACCAAGGCCATCATGAGCCGCAGCGCCCGCATCCTGATGGAAGGTCGCGTGCACGTGCCTCGCGCAGGCTTCTGA
- the acnD gene encoding Fe/S-dependent 2-methylisocitrate dehydratase AcnD: MNKSYRKPLPGTRLDYFDARAAVEAIAPGAYDGLPYTSRVLAENLVRRCEPSQLTDALKQLIERRRDLDFPWYPARVVCHDILGQTALVDLAGLRDAIADKGGDPSKVNPVVPVQLIVDHSLAVEYGGDDPDAFAKNRAVEDRRNEDRFHFIDWTKQAFRNIDIVQPGNGIMHQINLERMSPVVHAQDGVAYPDTLVGTDSHTPHVDALGVIAIGVGGLEAENVMLGRASWMRLPDIIGVELSGRPGPGITATDVVLTLTEFLRKEKVVGAYLEFYGAGAAALTLGDRATISNMAPEYGATAAMFAIDQQTIDYLRLTGREDEQIALVETYAKTAGLWADSLTQARYERVLRFDLSTVVRTLAGPSNPHRRLPVADLAERGIAGKVENQPGLMPDGAVIIAAITSCTNTSNPRNVIAAGLLARNANRAGLTRKPWVKSSLAPGSKAVALYLDEAGLTTELEQLGFGVVAFACTTCNGMSGALDPKIQQEIIDRDLYSTAVLSGNRNFDGRIHPYAKQAFLASPPLVVAYAIAGTIRFDIERDVLGTDASGREIRLKDIWPTDAEIDAVVKAAVKPEQFRKVYAPMFGIQDERRAAVDPLYPWRPQSTYIRRPPYWEGALAGARTLRGMRPLAVLGDNITTDHLSPSNAILMDSAAGEYLHKMGLPEEDFNSYATHRGDHLTAQRATFANPKLFNEMVKNADGTVRQGSLARVEPEGQVMRMWEAIETYMDRKQPLIIVAGADYGQGSSRDWAAKGVRLAGVEAIVAEGFERIHRTNLIGMGVLPLEFKPGVNRKTLSLDGTETYDVIGERKPRADLTLVIHRANGETVQAAVTCRLDTAEEVSIYEAGGVLQRFAQDFLEAESAGAAKQAG; the protein is encoded by the coding sequence ATGAACAAATCCTATCGCAAGCCCCTGCCGGGCACCCGCCTGGACTACTTTGATGCGCGCGCCGCCGTCGAGGCCATCGCGCCCGGCGCCTATGACGGCCTGCCGTACACCTCGCGCGTGTTGGCGGAAAACCTTGTGCGCCGCTGCGAGCCGTCGCAGCTGACGGACGCGCTCAAGCAGCTGATCGAGCGCCGCCGCGACCTGGACTTCCCCTGGTATCCGGCGCGCGTGGTCTGTCATGACATCCTGGGCCAGACCGCGCTGGTCGATCTGGCCGGCCTGCGCGACGCCATCGCCGACAAGGGCGGCGATCCGTCCAAGGTCAACCCGGTGGTGCCGGTGCAGCTGATCGTGGACCACTCGCTGGCCGTGGAATACGGCGGCGACGACCCCGACGCCTTCGCCAAGAACCGCGCCGTCGAAGACCGCCGCAACGAAGACCGCTTCCATTTCATCGACTGGACCAAGCAGGCCTTCCGCAACATCGACATCGTGCAGCCCGGCAACGGCATCATGCACCAGATCAACCTGGAACGCATGTCGCCGGTGGTCCACGCGCAGGACGGCGTGGCCTACCCCGACACGCTGGTCGGCACCGACAGCCACACTCCGCACGTGGACGCGCTGGGCGTGATCGCCATCGGCGTGGGCGGCCTGGAAGCCGAAAACGTGATGCTGGGCCGCGCGTCCTGGATGCGCCTGCCCGACATCATCGGCGTGGAGCTGTCCGGCCGTCCCGGCCCCGGCATCACCGCCACCGACGTGGTGCTGACGCTGACCGAATTCCTGCGCAAGGAAAAGGTCGTGGGCGCCTACCTGGAGTTCTACGGCGCCGGCGCCGCCGCGCTGACGCTGGGCGATCGCGCCACCATCTCGAACATGGCGCCCGAGTACGGCGCCACCGCCGCGATGTTCGCCATCGACCAGCAGACCATCGACTACCTGCGCCTGACCGGCCGCGAGGACGAACAGATCGCGCTGGTCGAGACCTACGCCAAGACCGCCGGCCTGTGGGCCGACAGCCTGACGCAGGCGCGGTACGAGCGCGTGCTGCGCTTCGACCTGTCCACCGTGGTGCGCACGCTGGCCGGCCCGTCCAACCCGCACCGCCGCCTGCCGGTCGCGGACCTGGCCGAGCGCGGCATCGCCGGCAAGGTCGAGAACCAGCCCGGCCTGATGCCCGACGGCGCCGTCATCATCGCCGCCATCACCAGCTGCACCAACACCAGCAACCCGCGCAACGTGATCGCCGCCGGCCTGCTGGCGCGCAACGCCAACCGAGCCGGGCTCACGCGCAAGCCCTGGGTCAAGAGCTCGCTGGCGCCCGGCTCCAAGGCCGTCGCGCTGTACCTGGACGAAGCCGGCCTGACCACGGAGCTGGAACAGCTGGGCTTCGGCGTGGTCGCCTTCGCCTGTACCACATGCAACGGCATGTCCGGCGCGCTCGATCCCAAGATCCAGCAGGAGATCATCGACCGCGACCTCTATTCCACCGCCGTGCTGTCGGGCAACCGGAACTTCGACGGCCGCATCCATCCCTACGCCAAGCAGGCCTTCCTGGCGTCGCCGCCCCTGGTGGTGGCCTACGCCATCGCCGGCACCATCCGTTTCGACATCGAGCGCGACGTGCTGGGCACGGACGCCAGCGGCCGCGAGATCCGGCTCAAGGACATCTGGCCCACCGACGCCGAAATCGACGCCGTGGTCAAGGCCGCCGTCAAGCCCGAGCAGTTCCGCAAGGTCTACGCGCCCATGTTCGGCATCCAGGACGAGCGCCGCGCCGCCGTCGATCCGCTGTACCCCTGGCGCCCGCAGAGCACCTACATCCGCCGCCCGCCGTACTGGGAAGGCGCGCTGGCCGGCGCGCGCACGCTGCGCGGCATGCGCCCGCTGGCCGTGCTGGGCGACAACATCACCACCGACCACCTCTCGCCGTCCAACGCCATCCTGATGGACAGCGCCGCCGGCGAATACCTGCACAAGATGGGCCTGCCGGAAGAGGACTTCAATTCCTACGCCACCCATCGCGGCGATCACCTGACCGCGCAGCGCGCCACCTTCGCCAACCCCAAGCTGTTCAATGAAATGGTGAAGAACGCCGACGGCACGGTGCGACAGGGCTCGCTGGCCCGCGTCGAGCCGGAAGGCCAGGTCATGCGCATGTGGGAAGCCATCGAGACCTACATGGACCGCAAGCAGCCGCTGATCATCGTGGCCGGCGCCGACTACGGCCAGGGCTCGTCGCGCGACTGGGCCGCCAAGGGCGTGCGCCTGGCCGGCGTGGAAGCCATCGTGGCCGAGGGCTTCGAGCGCATCCACCGCACCAACCTGATCGGCATGGGCGTGCTGCCGCTGGAGTTCAAGCCCGGCGTCAATCGCAAGACGCTGTCGCTGGACGGCACCGAGACCTACGACGTGATCGGCGAGCGCAAACCGCGCGCCGACCTGACGCTGGTCATCCACCGCGCCAATGGCGAAACCGTGCAGGCCGCGGTGACCTGCCGCCTGGACACGGCCGAGGAAGTCTCCATCTACGAAGCCGGCGGCGTGCTGCAGCGCTTCGCCCAGGACTTCCTGGAAGCCGAATCGGCCGGCGCGGCCAAGCAGGCCGGCTGA
- a CDS encoding GntR family transcriptional regulator, which produces MSQILTLPNAAPGDGETLSDQIFKKIQAAIVKGEMAPGSKISEPELARIHGVSRGPLREALHRLEGQRLLVRVPHAGARVVSLSQQELCELYEIRESLEGMACRLAAERMPAAEVQELRRVLEAHERDEAFQAGLGYYQQEGDYDFHYRIVKGSGNQMLFRMLCDELYQLARMYRIQYSTTPNRPRQSFAEHHRILDAIADRDGELAELLMRRHIRASRLNIEQQIAQGNLRRTEA; this is translated from the coding sequence ATGAGCCAGATCCTCACGCTCCCGAACGCCGCGCCAGGCGATGGCGAAACGCTGTCGGACCAGATCTTCAAGAAGATCCAGGCCGCCATCGTCAAGGGCGAGATGGCCCCGGGCAGCAAGATTTCCGAACCCGAGCTGGCCCGCATCCATGGCGTCAGCCGTGGCCCGCTGCGCGAGGCGCTGCACCGCCTGGAAGGCCAGAGGCTGCTGGTGCGCGTGCCGCACGCCGGCGCGCGGGTGGTGTCGCTGAGCCAGCAGGAACTGTGCGAGCTGTACGAAATCCGTGAATCGCTCGAAGGCATGGCCTGCCGCCTGGCCGCCGAGCGCATGCCGGCCGCCGAGGTGCAGGAATTGCGCCGCGTGCTGGAAGCGCACGAGCGCGACGAGGCATTCCAGGCGGGCCTGGGCTACTACCAGCAGGAGGGCGACTACGACTTCCACTACCGCATCGTCAAAGGCAGCGGCAACCAGATGCTGTTCCGCATGCTGTGCGACGAGCTCTACCAGCTCGCGCGCATGTACCGCATCCAGTACTCGACCACGCCCAACCGCCCCCGGCAGTCCTTTGCCGAACACCACCGCATTCTCGACGCCATTGCCGACCGCGATGGCGAGCTGGCTGAACTCCTGATGCGCCGCCACATCCGCGCATCCCGTCTCAACATCGAACAACAGATCGCCCAGGGCAACCTCCGGCGTACCGAGGCATGA
- a CDS encoding glutathione S-transferase N-terminal domain-containing protein, which translates to MTSLDSYAITRKWPASHPDRIQLYSLPTPNGVKVSILLEELGLPYEAHRVSFDAQDQFTPEFLSISPNNKIPAILDPNGPDGKPLALFESGAILVYLASKTGQFLPADAGGRFETLQWLMFQMGGIGPMFGQLGFFHKFAGKDYEDKRPRDRYVAEARRLLGVLDQRLQGRDWVMGDTYTIADIAIFPWVRNLIGFYGAGELVEFTRYKNVARVLDAFVSRPAVVRGLTIPG; encoded by the coding sequence ATGACTTCCCTCGATTCCTACGCCATCACCAGGAAATGGCCGGCCAGCCACCCTGACCGCATCCAGCTGTATTCGCTGCCCACGCCCAATGGCGTGAAGGTGTCGATCCTGCTGGAGGAGCTGGGGCTGCCCTACGAGGCGCACCGGGTCAGCTTCGATGCGCAGGACCAGTTCACGCCCGAGTTCCTGTCGATCAGCCCCAACAACAAGATTCCCGCCATCCTCGATCCCAACGGGCCCGATGGCAAGCCGCTGGCGCTGTTCGAGTCCGGCGCCATCCTGGTTTACCTGGCCAGCAAGACCGGCCAGTTCCTGCCGGCCGACGCGGGCGGACGTTTCGAGACGCTGCAATGGCTGATGTTCCAGATGGGCGGCATCGGTCCGATGTTCGGCCAGCTGGGCTTCTTCCACAAATTCGCCGGCAAGGACTATGAAGACAAGCGTCCGCGCGACCGCTACGTGGCCGAGGCGCGACGTCTGCTGGGCGTGCTGGACCAGCGCCTGCAAGGCCGCGACTGGGTCATGGGCGATACGTACACCATCGCCGACATCGCCATCTTCCCCTGGGTGCGCAACCTGATCGGTTTCTACGGCGCGGGCGAGCTGGTCGAGTTCACCCGGTACAAGAATGTGGCGCGCGTGCTGGACGCTTTCGTCTCCCGGCCCGCCGTGGTCCGGGGTCTGACGATCCCCGGCTGA
- a CDS encoding c-type cytochrome has product MSRKLKLASLLAALAACGAWLGASAADAPATPAPPAADRQAPARTFPVLDKDGKRLPDYTIPSDTDIARQPNAEQINYGKRLLNETRRLLPNNTGASMNCNSCHVQQGKKPMGAPYINTVNSFPQFNPRANRVVTLEDRINGCFMRSMNGKPLAKDSAEMQAMIAYMKWLAQDVPHGAKVQIENAWPIDMKLTPNPERGKSLYAAQCAACHGANGEGKKDRAGDIVFPPLWGDESFNIGAGLARTYKAAAFIRNSMPMGVNTHGAWGEGDVLSDQDAVDVAEYFTHMPRPDFAGKEKDWPQGKKPKDARY; this is encoded by the coding sequence ATGAGCAGGAAACTGAAACTCGCATCGCTGCTGGCCGCGCTGGCGGCTTGCGGCGCCTGGCTGGGCGCCAGCGCGGCCGATGCGCCGGCCACACCGGCTCCCCCGGCCGCCGACAGGCAGGCTCCCGCGCGCACCTTCCCGGTGCTGGACAAGGACGGCAAGCGCCTGCCCGACTACACCATTCCGTCGGACACCGACATCGCCAGGCAGCCCAACGCCGAGCAGATCAACTACGGCAAGCGCCTCCTGAACGAGACGCGCCGCCTGCTGCCCAACAACACCGGCGCCAGCATGAACTGCAACAGCTGCCATGTGCAGCAGGGCAAGAAGCCGATGGGCGCGCCGTACATCAACACGGTGAATTCCTTCCCGCAATTCAATCCGCGCGCCAACCGCGTGGTGACGCTGGAGGACCGCATCAACGGCTGCTTCATGCGCTCGATGAACGGCAAGCCGCTGGCCAAGGACTCGGCCGAGATGCAGGCCATGATCGCCTACATGAAGTGGTTGGCCCAGGACGTGCCGCACGGCGCCAAGGTGCAGATCGAGAACGCCTGGCCCATCGACATGAAGCTGACGCCGAACCCCGAGCGTGGCAAGTCGCTGTACGCGGCGCAGTGCGCGGCCTGCCATGGCGCCAACGGCGAAGGAAAGAAGGACCGCGCCGGCGACATTGTTTTCCCGCCGCTGTGGGGCGATGAGTCCTTCAATATCGGCGCGGGCCTGGCCCGCACCTACAAGGCCGCCGCCTTCATCCGCAACAGCATGCCGATGGGCGTGAACACCCACGGCGCCTGGGGCGAGGGCGATGTGCTGTCGGACCAGGACGCGGTCGACGTGGCCGAGTACTTCACGCACATGCCGCGCCCGGATTTCGCCGGCAAGGAAAAAGACTGGCCGCAGGGCAAGAAGCCGAAGGACGCGCGCTACTGA
- a CDS encoding cytochrome c has protein sequence MSKFGIWAALGLVAAAGIAIGGAEALTAARKVDAPAPVDIQDRSLVQAGAYIARTGDCVACHSVPGGKPFAGGLAMQTPVGTIYSSNITPDRKTGIGAYSYADFKNAVQHGIRKDGTPLYPAMPYPSYAIMPDADLRALYAYFMASVAPVEQPSADSTIPWPLNMRWPMAWWQLMFAPKREFAAPAGADEKLTRGAYLVEGPGHCGACHTPRGLAYQEKALSMADGDAFLTGAVIDGWRAKSLRGEAQGLQSWSPAEIALFLKTGRTDKVAAFGAMADVVEHSTRHFADADLEAIAAYLKQLPPAPGKLQAFAPKADTTTAALLDGRYGSRGAVIYVEQCVACHRADGQGMPRIFPALAGNSAVFAQNPQSIIQITLEGGRMPSNAQDAMAFAMPAFNHLSDQDITDVINFIRGAWTNQAPPIGERDVAHIREFLAGKKPNIVAGGKQ, from the coding sequence ATGAGTAAGTTCGGGATCTGGGCGGCGCTGGGCCTTGTGGCCGCGGCAGGCATCGCCATCGGCGGCGCAGAAGCGCTGACCGCCGCCCGCAAGGTCGACGCGCCCGCGCCCGTCGACATCCAGGATCGCAGCCTGGTCCAGGCCGGCGCCTATATCGCGCGCACCGGCGACTGCGTGGCCTGTCACAGCGTGCCCGGCGGCAAGCCCTTCGCGGGCGGCCTGGCGATGCAGACGCCGGTGGGCACCATCTATTCATCGAACATCACGCCCGACAGGAAGACGGGCATCGGCGCCTATAGCTACGCCGATTTCAAGAACGCGGTCCAGCACGGCATCCGCAAGGACGGCACGCCGCTGTACCCCGCCATGCCCTATCCGTCCTACGCCATCATGCCGGACGCGGACCTGCGCGCGCTGTACGCCTATTTCATGGCCAGCGTGGCGCCGGTCGAGCAGCCCAGCGCGGATTCGACCATCCCCTGGCCGCTGAACATGCGCTGGCCCATGGCCTGGTGGCAGCTGATGTTCGCGCCCAAGCGCGAGTTCGCCGCGCCCGCCGGCGCCGACGAGAAGCTGACGCGCGGCGCCTATCTGGTGGAAGGCCCCGGCCATTGCGGCGCCTGCCATACGCCGCGCGGCCTGGCCTACCAGGAAAAGGCGCTGTCGATGGCCGACGGCGACGCCTTCCTGACCGGCGCGGTGATCGACGGCTGGCGCGCCAAGAGCCTGCGCGGCGAGGCGCAGGGTCTGCAATCCTGGAGCCCCGCCGAGATCGCGCTGTTCCTGAAGACCGGCCGCACGGACAAGGTGGCGGCCTTCGGCGCGATGGCCGACGTGGTCGAGCACAGCACCCGCCACTTCGCGGACGCCGACCTGGAGGCCATCGCGGCCTACCTGAAACAGCTGCCGCCCGCCCCGGGCAAGCTGCAGGCTTTCGCGCCCAAGGCCGACACCACCACGGCGGCGTTGCTGGACGGCCGCTACGGCTCGCGCGGCGCGGTGATCTACGTCGAGCAGTGCGTGGCCTGCCACCGCGCCGACGGCCAGGGCATGCCGCGCATCTTCCCGGCGCTGGCGGGCAACTCGGCCGTGTTCGCGCAGAACCCGCAGTCCATCATCCAGATCACGCTCGAGGGCGGCAGGATGCCGTCCAACGCGCAGGACGCGATGGCCTTCGCCATGCCGGCTTTCAATCACTTGAGTGATCAGGACATCACTGACGTGATCAACTTCATCCGCGGCGCGTGGACCAACCAGGCGCCGCCCATCGGCGAGCGTGACGTCGCGCACATCCGCGAATTCCTGGCCGGCAAGAAGCCGAACATCGTCGCCGGAGGCAAACAATGA